The Papaver somniferum cultivar HN1 chromosome 6, ASM357369v1, whole genome shotgun sequence genome segment TGTGAATCCATTTATGTGCTTATTGGTTTCCTGAGACATCATTATAATAGAGCTTCGATCCAATATGATTTGGTTAAATGCTTGGAGAAGGAATGTAGATGGATATTTGAAAGAAAACACAACAAAAATGGTGAGTTTATCAGGGCTTCTCGATATCTTTACTCGAACAACAATGGAAAGAAAAATAGTTTTTGCTTCCCGGCAGGTCGTGATAGATGGGGATGAGATATGTGGGCTTCTCAGTTGGAAGTGGTGCTCTCAAAGAAGACTAATTCAGTTCAACAACTACCGGCAAAATCAGATTTTCCTATATGGGTGGAAAAACCAGTGGCAAAGATTATCAAAAGATTTGCTAAAACTGTCAATGATTCAGTTGAAGTGCAACAAGACCAAACCTTTACTACGACGTGGAATCCTGGATATGAGAAAGacaaaattgttgattttggaatTGTCTGCACTACTTCAAGGTGGAACCCGGCATGGAGAAAAGTGGCTCtagagatcaaacaaaaaatggGTTGGTCTCGCAATATAAGTTTGAAACAATTAGATTCCACTCATGCAATCTTTATTACAGAGAATGATAATCAGCTACATTAAGTGTTGAGTATTAAATGTTTCACATTCAATGCCAACAAAATCTCTTTTCAGAAATGGTCCCCAGATCAATCACCAAATGTACCTAAAATGTTCTCTCGAAATCATATTTGGCTAAGAGTAAAAGGTCTTCCTCTTGATTTATGGACAGAGGATTCATTTATTCAAAGGGCTCATTTTCTCACAAGGATGGCATCAAGTTGAAAGCCCCAGTGGAGAAGCATGATAAGATGAAGGGCAATATGGCACCAGAATCCACTCCATCTCCGGAAACTGAGTTCAGGTAAGCTAGGAATATCAATGTTGCTGCTTCTACGTCAGGTGGGCAGAATAGTCcagaatttgaattcttgaaaACTATTCACTCGTCTAGTCCCATCAGGAAGGTGGTCAACATAGCTCAAGAGGAAAATAGAGAGCTTTTTGCTGTTCCTACAGGCAACCCTGCTAAGCTTATCCTGCCTTTGGTAGCGTGTATTAATGAGAGAGCGACTAGTGAAGAAGACCCACGTGCTCATTTTGAGGTGGCAGATCTAGCGGAGGAGAGTATGTCTCCATCTAGAGAAGGTACTTGCCAGCTGATCGTTTTGGAGTCCGAGACAGAGAGTGAAATCCATGGGGAACAACATGTCACGCAATTACTGAACTCGGCATTTATTGCTCCAGCTGAAAGCTCTGTAATCCTAGAACATCAAAGTAAAAGCAAAATGTTACTAGGAAATAGGGTTATAAAGAATGTGCAATACCTGaaggtttttttgtaaagttcaagGGGTTATGCGAAGATCCTTGTCATATTTCCAGGGGTTCATATGCTGTGTTGGAGGGTGAACTAGAGAGGAAGGGACTTTTATTTGATTTGAGTCTAGGCTTGGGTGGTTGCTTGTCTGCTTCTTTTAAACATGACAAGAAGAAGGCGATATGCGACTTAAATATGGAACCTGAAGAGCAGGAAGTGATGGGAATACACTTGGGATTAGAATTTGGGCCCTCTAATTTCCTACACTTTGATGTTATCAACAGCCCAACTATTTTTCCTGAAGCTTCTTTAGCGGGTGTCGTTAGCAATATTAATCATCATGTTCAGGGCACTCCATGGGGGGGGGNNNNNNNNNNNNNNNNNNNNNNNNNGGGGTCAATTTCTACAGGTAACATCTTTTCTCAGGAACATTCAGGTTCTAGGGTTTGCAGTTCTAAATTTTTTGGGGATGATTGGCTAGACGATAGGTATTGTGACAAGTTCCCATTATCTGCTCAACTTGAATCAATTATAGTAGAGAATTTATCAAGTGAGATTGTTAGATTTACTAGGAAGAGCTATTTTGATGAGAAGGAAGAGGGTGAAGTAGTATTAGTGCCAATTGAGGGGGATAATTGTTTTAATGGATTTTAACATCCTAAGTTATAACATTAGAGGGTTGGGGAGAGAAGGAAGGGATATAGCTATTAGTTCTTTAGTGAAACTTGAAAAGGCTGCTGTCATTTttattcaagaaacaaaaatggaGGTTATAACTGACTATACAGTAAGGAGTTTGTGAGGGTCAGGTGGGCATCGATGGACCGCAGTAAACTTAATTGGTGCGTCGGGGGGATGCTAACAGTTTGGAATGATGTTGTGTTTAAATGCGTTGAAACTTTTGCTCAAACTCATTGTATTTCCATCATAGGTACGAGAATTTGTGATGGTTTTGATTGTGTTGTTACAAGTGTGTATGGTCCAATGGGAGATGCGGACAGAATGTTAATTTGGTCGGAGCTTGATGAAGTGAGAGTGAAGTTGCCTGAATTACCTTGGTGTATAGGTGGTGATTTCAATGTTATAAGACTCCCGTCAGAAAAAAAATACTCCAAGTGATTCCGATGTGAATATGAGGCGGTTTGATTTTTTCTTACGAAGACACGAGCTTTGTGATTTACCGCTGAATGGAGGGTTGTATAGTGGACAAATATGCAGTCTAATCCTATTCTGTGCAAGCTGGATAGATTCGTGGCTAGTGGTGAATGGGAGGACAAATTCCCTTTGATGGCACAATGTCTTCTCACTAGGACAGTTTCCGATCACTCGCCTCTGTCTCTTAGAAGTGGTGGTATTGTATTTGGTCCGTTTCCGTTCAAGGTTGATACTTTCTGGTTTGAGCATCCGAGCTTCAAAGAAATGATGCTTTTTTGGTGGAATAGCATGGTTTTTGAAGGGTCGCCGAGTTTTATCTTTGCTAAGAAGTTGCAGATGTTAAAGGCGGTTCTAAAATGCTGGAGTAAAGAGGCTTTTGGTAACCTGGATAAGAAGGTGAGGGAATTAGAAATTCTGATTGATGTTTTGGACAAAAAAGAAGAAGCGGCAGCTCCTATTTCAGATGTAGAGTTTGTAGAGAGGGCGAGTCATCGTCGGGCATACAATGAAGTGTTGGTGCTGATTGCTAAGAGGTGGAAGTTAAGGGCTAAAGTTCGATGGCATGTGGACGGCGATAGAAACACAAAGATCTTTCACAAAGTGGCCAGTGGAAATAGAAGGAAAAATGCGATTTTCAAGTTAAAGATTGGCTCAAATGAGGTGGTTTGTCAGGATCTTATCAAGGAAGAGGTTATTGATTTCTATGAAAAGCTTTATTCTAAGGATCAGGTGGAGTATGTGAATTTGGATGAGCTTTCTTTTTTAAAAATTTCAGCGACAGAAAACATTTTGCTGGAAAGAGCAATTTCAGAAGAACAGATTCTTTCGACTATGAAATCTTTCAAGCTAAGCAAGTCCCCAGGGTCCGACGGGTTTCCCATTGAATTTTACTGAGCATCTTGGGAGGTGATAAAGGATAACTTCATGAAAGTGGTGGAGGAATTTAACGAGAAAGGGTTTGTTGATTGGCGCTTAAATTGCACATTTCTCTCCTTGATTCCTAAGAAGAATGATGCAGTTTAGTTGAAGGACTTTCGGCCTATTAGTTTGGTTAGTACCATCTATAATATTTTATCTAAAGTTCTTGCGAATAGATTAAAATCGGTGTTGCCAAATCTGAAATCCCAGTCCCAAGGAGCTTTTTTAGCCGAAAGACAGATTCTGGATGGGATTTTGATCGCAATGATCTAATTGATTCGAGAAAgagagaaggaaaagaaggaattgTTTGTAAACTGGATATGGAAAAAGCATATGATCATGTTCTTTGGGGGCAGTGGAGGCTGTTCTTAGGAAAATGGGGTTCGGGTGGAAATGGAGAAGATGGATACGgcattgtatctcttcttcaagGTTCTCAGTAATTATTAATGGAGCAGCAAAAGGTTTTTTTAAGGCTTCTCGCGGGCTCCGACACGGAGATCCACTTTCGTCGTTCTTATTCTTATTAGTGGCTGAAGTGTTTAACAAGCTCATGATTAATACAAAAGCAAACGGTTTTCTCAAAGGTTTTTATGTTAAGGAAAACGGTATTGAAATCTCGCATCTTCAATTTGCTGACGATACAATTGTTTTTTAGATGCAAAGGCAGAAGAGGTTCGGAAACTCTTAAAGGTTTAGAGAGCTTTAAAGATATGACAAAGTTGAAAGTTAATCTGAGCAAGAGTTCCATGATGGGTATAGAGACACAACAAGATATCATTCAAAAGTGTGCTGGCTTAGCGAGGTGTGGGGTTGGCGAGTTTCCTTTTTCTTATCTAGGAATTCCTATTGGTGCTTCTACAAGATTGATTGGTGTATGGAATACAATAATTGAGAGAATGACAGTAAGACTTGCGCCATGGAAGAGAAGGTATCTCTCAAAAGCCAGA includes the following:
- the LOC113286536 gene encoding uncharacterized protein LOC113286536 yields the protein MQSNPILCKLDRFVASGEWEDKFPLMAQCLLTRTVSDHSPLSLRSGGIVFGPFPFKVDTFWFEHPSFKEMMLFWWNSMVFEGSPSFIFAKKLQMLKAVLKCWSKEAFGNLDKKVRELEILIDVLDKKEEAAAPISDVEFVERASHRRAYNEVLVLIAKRWKLRAKVRWHVDGDRNTKIFHKVASGNRRKNAIFKLKIGSNEVVCQDLIKEEVIDFYEKLYSKDQVDDRKHFAGKSNFRRTDSFDYEIFQAKQVPRIKIGVAKSEIPVPRSFFSRKTDSGWDFDRNDLIDSRKREGKEGIVCKLDMEKAYDHVLWGQWRLFLGKWGSGGNGEDGYGIVSLLQGSQCKGRRGSETLKGLESFKDMTKLKVNLSKSSMMGIETQQDIIQKCAGLARCGVGEFPFSYLGIPIGASTRLIGVWNTIIERMTVRLAPWKRRYLSKARRVELINSTLMSIPLYYLSLFKIAVSVAKKLERLMRNFWWGDTITKKRLHWRS